Proteins from a genomic interval of Antedon mediterranea chromosome 5, ecAntMedi1.1, whole genome shotgun sequence:
- the LOC140049197 gene encoding uncharacterized protein: MAFRRSLVFLNIKPNSLTISKRVCNYFSTEYDAIIDKYYTKCSIKQSKSNKYSVYTPNLSVSFRSMCTSRIQLDNKMTESKMQLVYTCKVCQTRNTKTISKQAYSNGVVIVKCTGCEKNHLIADNLGWFKDVKGRNIEEILAERNEEVRRITYNETIELTKDDILDNKGLCNKEQQKLTQVDEHLDGAPSQNK; the protein is encoded by the exons ATGGCATTCAGAAGATCACTGGTTTTCTTAAACATCAAGCCAAATTCACTAACAATTTCAAAAAGAGTTTGTAACTATTTCTCGACAGAATATGATGCTATTATTGATAAATACTATACAAAATGCAGTATAAAACAATCAAAATCCAACAAATATTCAGTGTATACTCCGAATCTCTCTGTATCATTTCGAAGTATGTGTACGTCAAGAATTCAActtgacaataaaatgacagaaTCCAAGATGCAGCTTGTATATACTTGTAAAGTATGTCAGACAcgcaatacaaaaacaatttcaaagCAAGCATACAGCAATGGTGTTGTGATTGTGAAGTGTACTGGCTGTGAGAAAAACCATCTGATTGCTGATAATTTGGGGTGGTTTAAAGATGTAAAGGGCAG AAACATAGAAGAAATTCTGGCTGAAAGGAATGAGGAAGTTAGGAGAATTACTTACAATGAAACAATAGAACTGACTAAAGATGACATTCTTGATAATAAAGGTTTGTGTAACAAGGAACAACAAAAGCTAACACAAGTAGATGAACACTTGGATGGAGCGCCCtcacaaaacaaataa